CACCTTCATTATGcggtttggatccttacatgctattattacttaaatctcatatcccttggcaaggtgtgagtgttctctgGTAGGGCgcaagtaccagatcatgttgtcggttacactatagcattccccacgttacaagaagttttatatacatgtattttcatcGAATTACCATTTTtagactttactcacgtttcatgctcatgttcaagttacattcagtttcggttcatgtcctatacctatgttgtgccatgttcttcatttcggcgggttttacatactagtactattcaccatgtactaacgtcccttttgccggggccTCGCACTTCGCGGTGCGGTATACCGATTTTCAGGGAGCATACGCACCGCGCGTAGGATCACCTCGATTAtcgcttattggtgagccccactcctctcggggttcaacatggagtctatATTAGTATGCAgtttatggtagtccagggccatgtcctggtagttagtatttagacatgttttagaggtttcataacGGTATATTAGTTCACGGAGTcggttatgctttcatgttttgcagactattacgttttcatgaattttcatgctatgagataatttcaagactttattccgcaaaatatattttcatgatttatttaaattgcatcacatagatatattgtttgatgcccatgttgacaagcaagccatgaggttcgcttggacacatgcaagcaaggcccgagtgccgtgttacgcccaggccatggttcggggcgtgacaacaaCCACCCCAATCTGCATCTGTATAAGAGACAAGAGAGGCAATGGAGGATTTGTACAGATGGAGACCAAACTCAATAGTACCTTGAATGTATCGGACTATGCGTTTAAGAGCATGCATATGTGCAACCTTAGGATCATGCATGTGAAGGCATACTTGTTGAACCGCATAGGAGATGTCGGTCTTGTGAATGTAGATGCACCGCAACGCGACCGGCCAACTTACGATATTGGGTAGGAGCATCGCAAGGAGGCCCGGCCGTGGCACCAAGTTTGGCTTTGGCGTCGACCGGTGTCTGACTTGGCTTACAGACAGTCATGCCTGCACGCTCTATAATATCTGCTGCATAATTTTTCTGAGAGAGAAACATGCCGTGTGAAGTCCGGTAGTGAACGATACCCGGAAAATAGCTTAGGGCCCAAatccttcatagcaaattcGGCACTAAGCGAGAGACATGATGGATTTTGTGAGAGCATACGAGGAAGTCGTgagaataatatcatcaacatatagcgAGAATGTAAGAAATGTCGAACCTCGACAATAAATAAGAGAGAGTGATCAGATCGGCTATGTGAAAAACCAATAGTGGAGACATAGTCTGCAAAGCGTTGGAACCATGCACGGGGAGCTTGCTTAAGTCCGTACAACGATTTCTTCAAGAGACAGACATGATGGGGATGCTTTGGATCCTTAAACCCAATAGGTTGATGCATATAAACAGTCTCATTAAGATTACCGTGTAGGAAAGCATTCTTGACGTCCAACTGATGAATGGGCCAAGAGTGTGCAAGTGCAATGCTCAAGACGGCGTGAATAGTAGCCGGTTTGACAACGGACCGGAAAGTCTTGTCGCGTTGAACTCCAACCCGTTGAGACACCGCCATCACGCGTACAAGACGGGCTTTGTGCCTCTCAAAAGAACCATCAGATTTCTTTTTATGACGAAAAATccacatagaacgaataagattcACATCAGTGGGACATGGAACCAACTCCCacgtcttattattaattagagCATTATATTCATCAACCATGGCAGCTTTCCAATTGTGGTCATTTAGAGCACTGACAGGATTTCGTGGGATAGGCGAGATGGAGAGAGTGCTGGAAGTATTTAAGTTGAACGGTTGTTTGGGCTTAAAAATCCCATGTTGGCTTCTAGTGACCATGCGGGTGGGCTGCTGGGCAGTGGCCACGGGTGCAGCAGTGGGGGGGAGGGGCTGGACCGAGGGAACGACGGGTGGAGTAGGCTGTGACAGAAAATGCAGGGTATATGGAGAAATCCCATGGTCCAAAAAATCATAAGAAGTTGGGGTTGGGGAGTGCAATTTAGAGAAGGGAAATTGAGTTTCTTCAAAGATGACATGCCGTGAGATGATAATTTTGTTGGTGGATAAATCATAACATTTATATCCTCTATGATTCAACGGATAGCCCAAAAGACACACGGGGTGGATCTTGCTTGTAACTTATGAATAGTTGTAGATGGGAAAAGTGGATAGCATAGACACCCAAAAATCCGGAGATGAGAATAGGAGGGGGTTGATAGAGAACTTGCGTCGGTGATTTATACCCAAGGACTTTGGTGGGAAGTACATTAAGGAGGTATGTGGCCATTTGGAGAGCATGATGCCAAAAAGAGGGGGGGACGGAGAAGTGGACAAGAAGAGTGCGCACTATTTTgttaatggatttaatttttcgTTCCGCTTTGCCGTTTTGAGGAGAGGTATGGGGGCAAGAAAATCGGAAATTTAAACCATTTGAGGcgcaaaaagattgaaaatgcCCATTGGCGAACTCCCGCCCATTATCACATTGAATGTTTTTAATGTCTCTTTCGAATTGAGTCGTATTAATGCcttaaaagatagaaaagtGGAATAGACTTGGGACTTGTTAGAGATTggaaaagtccaaagaaaattactataatcatcaagaaagaaaacataatagCGGTGCCCATTAGAACTTGAAACAGGAGATGTCCATAAATCACTATGAATGATGTCAAACGGCATACTAGTAAATGACAATGAATCATAAAATGGCAATTTAACATGTTTCCCCAAAGGACAAGAGGTACAAAAAGAAGTTCGAGCCCTATTACATTCAATTAAGGTAGTACTACGAAGAGAACTAAGAATAGCATTTCCCGGATGGCCGAGTCGGGAATGCCACAAGCTAGGTGATGCGGCAATGAAGGTGGATGGTGGAGTGGCCCATTCTGTGGCATTGATAGGATACAATTCCCCGGTGCTCTCACATCTCATTAGGCGGCTCCCCGTCGATAAATCCTTCACGTAAAACCCAAGAGGATCAAACTCAACGTAAACATTATTGTCCTTAGTGAATTTACGTACGGAAATaaggtttttgatgagttttggAGCATGCAAGACATTTCGGAGACGTAATCGAGGATTaggtgggggaagggatgtaTGACCATAGCCTTGAATTGGAATAGTACTACCTTTACCAACAACGATTCCAGAATTAttgctcaaattaaaataagacgtgAGAGTACCTGAGTTGGCAGTCATGTGGGAAGTCGCtccggtgtccatgtaccaattaTCATCCGGTTGATGCATGGACAGAGTGTGCATGGCTGCCTCCACGTCTGTCGGAGTGTACCCAGAATTGGTCGGAACATGCATGGAATAGGCCTGCTGAGGTCGTGGACCCGCACCGAGAATGCCGCTGCCGGGCCGCGCTGTGGTGGGACGCTGCTGCCACTGTCTCGTCGGATACGGGCAGGGGGCATTGGCCACCTTCGGGGCGGCGGGCAGCAGCGCAGCCCCTGCCGGTGGTCGTCCCGCCGCCCACCGGCCGCGTCGGTCCTGTCCGCCGCCGCCGCGGCCGAGTTTCCCgcggttgttgttgttattgttaccCTTTCCCTTGTTTCGGTTAGAATTCCTGCCACGATTATTATCACGACGGTTAGTTAAATTATTGTTGCCGCCAGGCGGCGGGGAGGGagtatcattatcaacaattaGAGCCGCGGGATTGGAATCGCGGGCACGTTCCTTGGCTGTTGCATCTTCGAGCTTGAGTCTAGAGCACACTTCAGAGAAAGAGGGAAACACATCCTTCTGTTGGATGGTGGTGACAAAGTGTGCATATGTCTCCGGTAAGCCGGCGAGGAGGCGCAAGACCAGACGTTAGTCGGACACCGGCGACCCCACGTTGGCAAGCTGATCCGTGAGAGACTTGAGCCTATTATAATAGACCATAACCGAGCCGAAGTCGGCTATTTTTGTGGTGGTGAATTCAGTTTCAAGGTACGCTGCCCTTGAGTGCTTGTTATCTTGGAAAAGTTGAGCAACTCGATTCCAAGCCTTCTCTGCAACATCATCCGCCACGAGAATAGAGGTAAGAATATCATGGGAGACGGTGGCGTATATCCATTGAAGGACCACCGCATCTAGCCGTTTCCAGAGCGGAAGGTTAGCCGCCTTTGTTGCGTTGTACGCGGTGAGTTCAGTGGTGTCAGTTGGTGGTATGATGTGTTCAAGTACGGAGTGGACGCGGGCTAGAACTTTGAATAGTGTCGCCCATTCGTGATAATGGCCGGTTTCCATGTCTAGAGTGATTGGGATTAAAGATTTCACATTCGTGACGGTTAAAGCAGAATGGAAATTTTTGTTGTCAGCCATTGAAGAGAGAAGAGCCGAAGAGGGAGGAGGAAGAGGTGGCAGGGTTAGGAGAGAGAGAGGTGGACGGCTAGGGTTTGGGATGCTAGGGTTTTTGGGAGAAACCTAGTCTGATACCatgtaggaaatcaatccgtgttctgtattgatgtatgaaagtcattatatacaaagtaggtattTCCTATCGGAATGATACTAGGCTAAATTATAGGACCtgattacaatacataaggaagagaatatttacaatatttacgtgtactattacatagtctatcaaGATATAGGCTCAGATCATTGACATTTAAAACCCTTGGTAAGGTGAAATACCCGTCTATGGATCAGGCTTACGCTGTCGGGCAAGCTGGAGGGACCATGACGGGAGTTCCGAGTGCAACAAATGAGAAGGCGGAGAAATTATTTATCAGTGAGAGGTATGTAGTATGTGTTCTTATATTCGCCTTCTGTCCAGGTCATATTATATGTTTCAGGTACTTCTAAGGAAGAAAGAGACTCATATAGACCATGTACTGTCTTATTTTTCATTGCTTAGGAGAAAATGtatatattcttactatatttctAGGAACATCTCAGGTGATAGGTGTCTCTTTCCGATTTGGAGGAAAGATGAATGTGCTTAGTGGATGTCGGGAAGTGCTTACCATGACAAAGAATAAGAACCCATAGGATCGTGATAAAGTGCTATAGGATGCCCCAACGATATTCTATGAACTGCTTCAATTGGATGGCATCTCATCTCAGTCTACATGTATTGCATAAAACAATTTAATTTCTGTACTCAAGTTCTGTGATTATGACCAAAGTAAGGGTACATGGATACTTTTGCATATCTTTGCTAAAATAACCCTTGAGcataaattaattatataagcaCGGACCATGCTCATCTagtatgtatataaatgtatataacttataaGCTCACGtaatgtttaaaaaataattatgatTTAGTTAGTAATAGCagattatttatattatttttcatatttgctAATTGAACCTATATGTGTGTTTGGAGAAGTTCAAGGGAAGGTGGAAAAAAAGAAGGTGGCATATGCTAAGTTGATAGAAAGCAAGGATGAGGTGGAGAAGTGGACGAATAGAGAACTTTATAAGATGGCGAGGAAGGAGGCGAAGTTGGCGGTTTCGATGGCAAAAACGGCAGCTTTTGAACGCCTTTATGCTGAACTAAAGGAAAAAGGCGGCGTTAAGAAATTTTTCAGGCTAGCCAAGGCGAGGGAGAGGAGGGCACGTGATGTGGATCAAGTGAAATGCATCAAGGACGAACATGGCAAAGTATTGGTGGAGGAGGCTCTCATTAGATGAAGATGGCAGTCATACTTCTACAAactcttgaatgaagaaggggacagggacattgtgttgggagatttagaaCACACAGGGAGGCGTCGCGATTCTGGTATTGCAGGAGCATtaaggttgaggaggttaagggtGGTGTTCGTAGGATGCGCAAGGGAAGAGCGACCGGACATGACGAGATTCCTagggaattttggaagagcgcGGGCTTGGCAGGTTTAGAGTGGTTGACTAGGTTATTTAATGTCATATTTAAGATGGCAATGAtgcccgaagaatggaggtcAAGTGTAATGATCCCTCTATACAAAAACAAGGGAGATATCTagagttgcaacaactatagaggtatcaagttgctaagccatactatgaaagtgtgggaaagggtggtagagatgagggtgaggagaggcgtgtctatttcagagaaccagttcggATGCATGCCGGGATGCTCAACTACAGAAGCCATCCATCTTGTAAGGAgactggtggagcagtatagggagaggaagagggacttacacatggtattcatcgacctagaaaaggcttacgacaaagttcCAAGGGAGatcctatggagatgcttggaggctaaaggtgtacctgtggcgtacattagggtCATCAAAGACATGTATAAGGTAGTCAAGACCAGGATAAGGACAGTAAGAGGAGACTCAGAGCACTTCCCAGTTGGGATGGGGTTGCATCAAGGATCAGCTcttagtccatttttatttgccttggtgatggatggattgacgcagcaaattcaaggtgaggtgccatggtgtatgctcTTCGCTGATGACATAGTCCTAATCGACGAGACTCGTAGCAgagttaacgctaagctggaggGTTGGAGACAGActttggagtctaaagggttcaagcTGAGTAGGACCAAAaagagtacttggagtgcaagttcgtGAAGCACCTCAGGAGGctggcgtggaagtgaggcttggtacccgaGTGTCATCAGAAGAAaagtagtttcaagtatcttgggtctattatacaaggcagcggggagattgacgatgatgtcacacatcgtattggggcaggatggatgaaatggaggcttgcttCCAGAGTGCtttgtgataagaaggtgccaccacaacttaagggcaagttctacaaagtggtggttagaccgactatgttgtatggggtggagtgttggccagttaagATCTCTTACGTTCAAAAGATAAaagttgccgagatgagaatgttgagatggatgtgtgggcacaccaggagtgacaggattaggaatgaggctattcgggacaaggtgggagtggcctcggtggaagacaagatgcgagaagcgagactgagatggtttgggcatgtgaggaagagagacacagatgccctagtgcggaggtgtgagaggttggccatgtatggtttcagaagaggtagggTTAGGCtaaagaagtattggggagagatGATTAGACATGACATAGCGCAGttacagcttaccgaggacatgaccttagataggagggtatgaagtgtcacaccccaacttttgatagggcatgatgggcacccaacccttacttagggccgagcgaacccgctggttctcgttatactcataatcttactggactctaaaatcatgaaatgagtgcataatgaaagcttttcaaaaacatgcttttcgtctttctcaaatcaagtaaagtcTGTAATCAtgtgaaatttgtaacataacgtataatgatacatcggcttacagagccgcttacaagactgacatgttatatacgtgactctgtctgcaaagtctctaacataaatcaagataccataacatagatactctgactcggcaacactccggaaggaaatggagctcgccaatccagctggaacatcttctactaatatcctctactcatctgtatacacctgcgtggcatgaaacgcagcgtccacaagaagggacgtcagtacgaataatgtactgagtatgtaaggcatgaataacaacataatatagatatggaaggtaacatagaataagagagataacttgtacatctggaggcctcataaggcggatgtcatgcatgctcagctttttaaaaaaaactttttcttacaaacatatatataatatcatcatcataacgtacccggccttttcaggactcggtgtgtaacgtacccggccctttcgggattcggtgtgtaacgtacccggcgctttcgggactcggtatgtaataccaactgatcagtggttgcacaataggtgccgtacccggctgactatagcgcggctcggtgtagtaaaatacatacgtatatataaaacatgcatgagagccaaataaaagctacgactctatcggagtgacgtaaggtcggtaacctccgattttcattatggaattatcatcatcgctatatctcaccttgaaggaacaactattataaggtgagattaacaacaatgaataaaatcgacataatcatgaaataagcacaATAATCTCATAGAATCATTGATCTcttaacttgagacttttaaccataagatcaccatcatcataatcatcatagaaaatattctcatctttgacatcatcattatcatcgtaaaaacatgttcatcgttgttatcataagagctcatttaatcataaatctctccggtttggaaaatacggcattttggaaaacatttatggattatcgggaaaggaatcatgccttggagtcataaacttctaacttttaaaaaccaaaaaaagttatggaaacatttatgaaatcgtaccataggaatcatgcctttgaaagaaagggacgagccttaacatacctttggagCTTACTCTCCGACTTTCCAACTTGCTTCCTGTCGCACGATTTATTTAGGATCGTTCGtcatctcataatctacataggcaaccattcgtattatcattaggctcattgtcacactCTTATCTTAAGTCTCTAAATATATTCCTTTAaggtctgccgaaattcggacatcatctcccctatttatatgcctagcccaaattctcaataccaacaatcaacaaccaataacaacaacagaaacaacaacaacctcattactaccaaaatattccatcaaatataccatatgatattttctccaactcctccacaaacgaattcgctacataattattccataaatttatctctGTAAATAAACCTTAAATGatactaaaaaagaaagattcataccttacttccgctaataccgcgatatatccaatacttgccttactcccaatccacaaattcaccgcaacacaatattataatcgtaactaTACGCTGGCGGAACCCGAATCCgaagatttttacttaacttgcgttgaaatttaatggagggaaggttggagaattctctagaatttttgggaaatatttttgggctgatttcttggctgaaaatgtggggttaaacccctttatatagttgctccGAAGTCACTGTAGCAAGATTGCTTCACCGACTTATCGTAGCGATTCATCGTTCATCcacggaaattatttcgagacctaaaacttttatacaccgatctctttatttgcatacttggatatgtccaaaactccatacagtctgtataagttattcaacatcccaaactcagcgaaacttattttatttctttccgattcgtttaaccttcaaccttcgcggcacttacttatcacttgttgaacataacataaacacttataacttcaaacataatcctgtcctttgagcttatgtgactaacctatgatgcaacttatcgcacgaaaatacgggatgtaacatgaaggactcagattagggtagaaggctagtagctGGTGTCGTTTAGATAGTATCGcttatcctttcatattagtagtcgcattatcTAGTGTCGTTTAGATAGTatcgtttatcctttcatattagtagtcgcattatcgcgatataatttcttgtgctttgatttctgctactatctgttatttcctgtactttgattatcttattttatctgtgatagcTATTGCCCCTTTGCAAACTGAttcatcatggcttagtcgctttcattattttcatttccatatcgctttaaatttcttggccttatctgacatctttttatgctttctattgagtcgagggtctttcggaaacagctgTCCTACTTGGttggagtaaggtctgcgtacactttatcctccctagaccccacgttgtgggatttcactgggttgttgttgttgtgtgtttggtaTTAGAAAATGCTTTTAAGAAAAATACGTCATTTTCTGACAATTAATTTATACATTTTAGCGAGTGTTGGATAA
The window above is part of the Lycium ferocissimum isolate CSIRO_LF1 unplaced genomic scaffold, AGI_CSIRO_Lferr_CH_V1 ctg2235, whole genome shotgun sequence genome. Proteins encoded here:
- the LOC132043267 gene encoding uncharacterized protein LOC132043267, with the translated sequence METGHYHEWATLFKVLARVHSVLEHIIPPTDTTELTAYNATKAANLPLWKRLDAVVLQWIYATVSHDILTSILVADDVAEKAWNRVAQLFQDNKHSRAAYLETEFTTTKIADFGSVMVYYNRLKSLTDQLANVGSPVSD